The following proteins are encoded in a genomic region of Sorangiineae bacterium MSr12523:
- a CDS encoding NADH-quinone oxidoreductase subunit N — protein MQLAFALSPLIVLGFGAMLLMVAEAFARHGAGKRPTGLAMGTTVVFLAAGAFSFAVWLHGPESLDVSPVAPWLLIDRFSLFFNVLLCLGGALASLLAGGYLPEHNLDRGEFYSLLLFSTFGGMMLAAAGDLLTLFLGLETMSLGAYALTAFRRTSARSAEGGLKYFLLGSFAAAIMLYGFALLYGATAHTDIIGIGAALAGGATKSPMVILALVFVLIGLVFKVSAVPFHMWTPDAYEGAPTPATTFMAAVVKSGAFAMMLRVLLTMFGDPASMSWASGWPPVLAWIAVLSMTVANLIAGRQESVKRMLAYSSVAHAGYLLVAVVATARSPHQGTASVLFYLLTYTVSTVGAFGALIYCGRRGAEAVSYEDLAGIGKRHPAAALAFSFFLLSLAGIPPLAGFFGKWYVFRAAMDGGFYMLAIVGFLNSVLGAYYYLRVMVYMYMREPAAGAPIATPMRSGYVSAALLVSAFLVLALGILPTASLDVAEAAALTLRE, from the coding sequence ATGCAGCTCGCGTTCGCACTCTCACCGCTCATCGTTCTCGGCTTCGGCGCCATGCTGCTGATGGTCGCCGAAGCATTCGCGCGGCACGGCGCCGGCAAGCGCCCCACCGGCCTCGCCATGGGCACCACCGTGGTGTTCCTCGCGGCCGGCGCCTTCTCCTTCGCCGTGTGGCTGCACGGCCCCGAGTCGCTCGACGTTTCGCCCGTCGCTCCGTGGCTGCTCATCGACCGGTTCTCGCTGTTCTTCAACGTGCTCCTCTGCCTGGGCGGCGCCCTCGCCTCGCTTCTCGCGGGCGGGTACCTGCCCGAGCACAACTTGGATCGCGGTGAGTTCTATTCGCTGCTGCTCTTCTCGACCTTCGGCGGGATGATGCTGGCCGCGGCCGGCGACCTGCTGACGCTGTTCTTGGGTCTCGAGACGATGTCGCTGGGTGCGTATGCGCTCACGGCGTTCCGTCGGACCTCCGCGCGTTCGGCCGAGGGCGGGTTGAAGTACTTCCTGCTCGGTTCCTTCGCGGCGGCGATCATGCTCTACGGCTTCGCGCTGCTCTACGGCGCGACGGCGCACACGGACATCATCGGCATCGGTGCGGCGCTCGCGGGCGGTGCGACCAAGAGCCCGATGGTGATCTTGGCGCTGGTGTTCGTGCTCATCGGCCTCGTCTTCAAGGTGAGCGCGGTGCCGTTCCACATGTGGACGCCCGACGCGTACGAAGGCGCGCCCACGCCGGCGACGACGTTCATGGCCGCCGTGGTGAAGAGCGGCGCGTTCGCGATGATGCTGCGCGTGCTGCTGACCATGTTCGGCGATCCAGCGTCGATGTCCTGGGCCAGCGGATGGCCTCCGGTGCTCGCGTGGATTGCGGTGCTGTCGATGACGGTGGCGAATCTGATCGCGGGCCGTCAGGAGTCGGTGAAGCGCATGCTCGCGTACTCGAGCGTGGCGCACGCCGGGTACCTGTTGGTCGCGGTGGTTGCGACGGCGCGCTCGCCGCATCAGGGCACCGCGAGCGTGCTGTTCTATCTTCTGACGTACACCGTTTCGACGGTGGGTGCGTTCGGCGCGCTGATCTACTGCGGCCGTCGCGGCGCAGAGGCGGTGAGCTACGAGGACCTCGCCGGCATCGGCAAGCGTCATCCGGCGGCGGCGCTGGCCTTCTCGTTCTTCTTGCTGTCGCTCGCCGGCATTCCGCCGTTGGCCGGCTTCTTCGGCAAGTGGTACGTGTTCCGCGCGGCGATGGATGGCGGCTTCTACATGCTCGCCATCGTGGGCTTCCTCAACAGCGTGCTCGGCGCGTACTACTACCTGCGCGTGATGGTCTACATGTACATGCGGGAGCCGGCGGCGGGCGCTCCGATTGCGACGCCGATGCGCTCGGGTTACGTGTCGGCGGCGCTGCTGGTGAGTGCGTTCCTGGTGTTGGCTCTGGGCATTCTGCCGACGGCTTCGCTGGACGTTGCCGAAGCCGCGGCTCTGACGCTCCGCGAATAA
- a CDS encoding NADH-quinone oxidoreductase subunit M: protein MPTALIAALGGLIPILVPSFVAYLVPKGRGSKLRLPLALITALIVIFVSRMWWTNTAADEEVVTESTTLLAWIVGLPLFGSVAVLFFPRNSPRVLQWATLGFMFAALAVSLPLLRVDMGRTFHFNQDIVWLAKFGIHWHVAVDGISLWLIILTNFTVPIAAYASFGSIHSRMKEWCFSLLLLQAGMLGSFIALDLFLFYVFWELMLVPMYVMIGVWGGTNRIKAAIKFFLYTMFGSVLMLAAILYLAYTYAKLNGGTPSFDFFELQRVLLPRHIQLWLFGAFTLSFVIKVPMFPVHTWLPDAHTEAPTGGSVILAAVMLKLGTYGYLRFCVGLFPEASTELAANLAGVAVLGGIIYGALCAYKQDDVKRLVAYSSVAHLGYVMLGIFAATPASVEGAVLQMINHGISTGALFLLVGVIYDRRHTRQVDEFGGLTKVMPIYAVLFIIATMASVGLPGTNGFVGEFMVITGTFVSTRLGHFNGIQAVGAAIGVILGALYMLSVVQKMFFGPITKPENKKLHDVNHREIIALAPLVIAIFAIGLFPNIFLSRMRGATDRVLGDLQARVEQSPAPRFYQGPIRLLARRPEAPQTAEAAAAEATPPSPPSGLAQ from the coding sequence ATGCCTACCGCATTGATCGCCGCGCTCGGCGGCCTGATTCCCATCCTGGTCCCCTCCTTCGTCGCGTACCTCGTGCCGAAAGGGCGCGGGTCCAAGCTTCGCCTGCCGCTCGCGCTCATCACCGCGCTCATCGTCATCTTCGTCTCGCGCATGTGGTGGACCAACACCGCCGCGGACGAAGAAGTCGTGACCGAGTCGACGACGCTCCTCGCGTGGATCGTCGGCCTGCCGCTCTTCGGATCGGTGGCCGTGCTCTTCTTCCCGCGCAACTCACCGCGCGTCCTTCAATGGGCCACGCTCGGGTTCATGTTCGCGGCGCTCGCGGTCAGCTTGCCGCTGCTGCGCGTCGACATGGGGCGCACGTTCCACTTCAATCAGGACATCGTCTGGCTGGCGAAGTTCGGCATCCACTGGCACGTGGCCGTCGACGGCATCTCGCTCTGGCTGATCATCCTGACGAACTTCACGGTGCCCATCGCGGCCTACGCGTCGTTCGGATCGATTCACTCGCGCATGAAGGAGTGGTGCTTCTCGCTGCTGCTTCTGCAGGCGGGCATGCTCGGGTCGTTCATCGCGCTCGACCTGTTCCTGTTCTACGTCTTCTGGGAGCTGATGCTCGTCCCCATGTACGTCATGATCGGCGTGTGGGGCGGTACGAACCGCATCAAGGCGGCGATCAAGTTCTTCCTCTACACGATGTTCGGCTCGGTGCTGATGCTGGCCGCCATCCTGTACCTCGCCTACACGTATGCGAAGTTGAACGGCGGCACGCCTTCGTTCGACTTCTTCGAGCTGCAGCGCGTTCTGCTTCCGCGGCACATCCAGCTCTGGCTGTTCGGCGCGTTCACCTTGTCGTTCGTCATCAAGGTGCCGATGTTCCCGGTCCACACGTGGCTGCCCGATGCGCACACCGAGGCGCCCACGGGAGGCAGCGTGATCCTGGCCGCCGTCATGCTGAAGCTCGGAACCTACGGGTATCTGCGCTTCTGCGTGGGGCTTTTCCCCGAGGCCTCCACGGAGCTTGCGGCGAACCTCGCCGGAGTGGCGGTGCTCGGCGGGATCATCTACGGCGCGCTCTGCGCGTACAAGCAGGACGACGTGAAGCGACTGGTCGCGTACTCGTCGGTCGCGCACTTGGGTTACGTCATGCTGGGCATCTTCGCGGCCACGCCGGCGTCGGTCGAGGGCGCGGTGCTGCAGATGATCAACCACGGCATCTCCACCGGCGCGCTGTTCCTTTTGGTCGGCGTCATCTACGACCGCCGTCACACGCGCCAGGTCGACGAGTTCGGCGGCCTCACCAAGGTGATGCCGATCTACGCGGTGCTCTTCATCATCGCGACCATGGCCAGCGTCGGGCTTCCGGGCACGAACGGCTTCGTGGGCGAGTTCATGGTCATCACCGGCACGTTCGTGAGCACGCGACTCGGGCACTTCAACGGCATCCAGGCCGTGGGTGCGGCCATCGGCGTCATCCTGGGCGCGCTCTACATGCTCTCGGTGGTGCAGAAGATGTTCTTCGGGCCGATCACCAAGCCGGAGAACAAGAAGCTGCACGATGTGAATCACCGCGAGATCATCGCGCTGGCGCCGCTGGTCATTGCCATCTTCGCCATCGGGTTGTTCCCGAACATCTTCCTCTCCCGCATGCGCGGCGCAACGGATCGCGTGCTGGGCGATCTGCAGGCGCGCGTCGAGCAGAGCCCCGCGCCGCGCTTCTACCAGGGCCCGATTCGTCTGCTCGCGCGGCGGCCCGAAGCTCCCCAAACGGCGGAGGCAGCCGCCGCCGAAGCCACGCCTCCCTCCCCCCCGAGCGGTCTCGCTCAGTAG